Proteins encoded by one window of Cloeon dipterum chromosome 2, ieCloDipt1.1, whole genome shotgun sequence:
- the LOC135935590 gene encoding uncharacterized protein LOC135935590 has product MSRHVRSLYQTPRYRKEWEELPHFQPWLSRGPELDTNQRSGPTTKAYCTFCEDVIEPLYDTLIKHAESKAHQLVAKVRTSTVRNNDVLQATVEEYLRLRRDCAVISSQITDSMTGLPAEGVEVKLYKLNEGECLEMMSSGLTDQDGYLDSLIFHTTQLPVGLFRFEYLIQDYYFRGRRLKTTYPLVQPSFEIKPNMSQYHFRVVIAPHYHSVYLETEKAKQQLEEITDNSADGEVFLFG; this is encoded by the exons atGAGCCGTCACGTTCGCAGCTTGTACCAGACACCCAGATACCGGAAGGAATGGGAGGAGCTGCCGCATTTCCAACCGTGGCTGTCCAGGGGCCCTGAACTGGACACCAACCAGCGATCTGGACCGACTACAAAGGCCTACTGCACGTTTTGCGAGGACGTCATCGAGCCGCTGTACGATACGCTTATCAAACACGCCGAGTCCAAGGCGCACCAACTTGTGGCAAAGGTTCGCACGTCCACCGTCCGAAACAATGACGTCCTGCAGGCCACGGTTGAGGAGTATCTTAGACTTAGGAGGGACTGCGCTGTCATATCCTCACAG ATAACAGACTCGATGACCGGACTGCCCGCGGAAGGCGTCGAGGTGAAGCTGTACAAACTGAATGAAGGCGAGTGCTTGGAAATGATGTCAAGTGGCCTGACGGACCAGGATGGCTACCTGGACAGTCTAATCTTCCACACAACGCAGCTTCCGGTTGGCCTCTTCAGATTCGAGTACCTGATCCAGGACTACTATTTCCGCGGTCGCCGCCTCAAGACCACCTACCCATTGGTGCAGCCCAGCTTCGAAATCAAGCCAAATATGAGCCAGTACCACTTCAGGGTGGTCATCGCGCCACACTACCACAGCGTTTATCTCGAAACGGAGAAGGCGAAACAGCAACTCGAAGAGATTACGGACAACAGTGCGGATGGTGAAGTGTTTCTCTTTGGatga
- the LOC135935592 gene encoding UPF0235 protein C15orf40 homolog translates to MLLSTLTKAVRRQRHQVHSSAATKMPKKDSKKGEPNKQDIKHEEECISVDKSGNICLKVHAKPGAKMNTITDISDEGIGIQIAAPPVDGEANSEIVKYVASVLGLRKSDVTLDRGSRSRQKVLVVSGGKLSVSQVKELIQKQIGS, encoded by the exons ATGTTGTTGTCGACGCTGACAAAAGCCGTTCGCAGACAGAGACACCAGGTGCACAGTTCGGCGGCTACCAAAATGCCGAAGAAGGACTCGAAAAAAGGCGAGCCCAACAAGCAGGACATCAAGCACGAAGAGGAGTGCATTTCTGTCGACAAATCGGGCAATATTTGCCTCAAAGTCCATGCGAAACCTGGGGCCAAAATGAATACCATTACAg ACATAAGTGATGAGGGAATAGGAATCCAAATAGCAGCTCCTCCGGTCGATGGTGAAGCCAACAGTGAAATTGTTAAGTACGTGGCCTCTGTCCTTGGATTGAGAAAAAGCGACGTCACTTTGGACAGG ggtTCTCGGTCAAGACAAAAAGTCTTGGTCGTTTCTGGAGGAAAACTGAGTGTGAGCCAGGTCAAGGAGCTCATCCAGAAGCAAATTGGATCATGA